In one Winogradskyella sp. MH6 genomic region, the following are encoded:
- the secDF gene encoding protein translocase subunit SecDF: MQNKGIIKLFALLFGLVSIYQLSFTFKANQIEDEAKQAAVAKYDETVDGYHDLRAQAEVNYLDSLKTSKVKVDDNKFEPIEVYNLLGVSQYTYTEVEDNAMKLGLDLKGGINAIIQISVKDILKGLANNSKDPVFNKALADAEELQKDAQESYLESFFRAFDAIKGDTKLASPDIFANRNLSDDIKPEMSDNEVKGILEKKIDESIVSAFEVLRNRIDGFGVSSPNIQRLGNSGRILIELPGARDKKRVVDIITKTAQLQFWETFKAEEMLPYVFQVNQALVEASKDKEGEDEVTEVAEVEQDSTTNTIDELTGQIETDTTNVANVNPLGIQAPGGGPMIASFLAKDKERVLEALNDPKNRALLPTEMRYAKFVWGIQAKDSEYSELYAIKGNRDGEPELSGAVITDARQDFDELSRPAVSMQMNPKGSREWQEITKKANQENGYIAIVLDDIVYSAPSVRNQPEGIAGGRSQISGSFTLNEAVDLANVLRAGKLPASAEIIQADEVGPSLGQEAIDSGMMSFLIALAFVVLWMIFYYGKAGAFADVALLLNILLIFGVLASLGAVLTLPGIAGIVLTIGISVDANVLIFERIREELEKGKSQKESIKDGFSNALSSILDANITTGLTALILFVFGTGPIKGFATTLIIGILTSLFTAIFITRLLIDWWVNRGGTLDFSTAITKGLFKNVNIDFLKKRKIAYVVSGALILASLGSLFTTGLDQGIDFVGGRTYQVRFEQPVSTEEITSVLNDPNVFNSAEVKTIGSANELKISTKYRVDDNSVEADTEIQTKLFEALKPYLPSGMTYEEFDNGSDEAKIGKMLSSKVSPTIADDIKKSSFWAVLGSLVVVFLYILFRFKRWQFSLGAVAAVFHDVLIVLGIFSLTWKFMPFSMEIDQAFIAAILTVIGYSLNDTVVVFDRIREYLNEHTSWKLDKTINASLNSTLSRTLNTSVTTLVVLLAMFIFGAESLRGLLFALIVGVVVGTYSSMFIATPLMYDTAKKGDAAESLKKKVKEEDEE, from the coding sequence ATGCAAAACAAAGGAATAATTAAATTGTTTGCGCTACTATTTGGTTTGGTAAGTATTTACCAATTGTCTTTCACCTTTAAGGCCAACCAAATTGAAGACGAAGCAAAACAAGCTGCGGTAGCAAAGTATGACGAAACCGTAGACGGTTATCATGATTTAAGAGCACAAGCTGAGGTTAACTACTTAGATTCTTTAAAAACATCAAAAGTTAAAGTTGACGACAACAAGTTTGAGCCGATAGAAGTATATAATTTATTAGGTGTATCTCAGTACACTTACACTGAGGTTGAGGATAATGCCATGAAACTAGGTCTTGACCTTAAGGGTGGTATTAACGCAATTATTCAGATTTCTGTAAAAGACATCTTAAAAGGATTGGCAAACAATAGTAAAGATCCTGTATTTAACAAAGCATTAGCTGATGCAGAAGAATTACAAAAAGACGCTCAAGAATCTTATTTAGAGTCATTTTTTAGAGCGTTTGATGCTATTAAAGGAGATACCAAATTAGCATCTCCAGATATTTTTGCAAACAGAAACTTGAGTGATGATATTAAACCTGAAATGTCAGACAATGAAGTCAAAGGTATTTTAGAGAAAAAAATAGATGAGTCTATAGTTTCTGCTTTTGAGGTATTACGTAATCGTATCGATGGTTTTGGTGTATCATCTCCAAACATTCAGCGTTTAGGAAATTCTGGTCGTATTTTAATTGAATTACCAGGAGCAAGAGACAAAAAACGTGTGGTAGATATTATTACTAAGACTGCACAATTACAGTTTTGGGAAACCTTTAAGGCAGAAGAAATGCTACCGTATGTATTTCAGGTTAACCAAGCTTTGGTAGAAGCTTCTAAAGATAAAGAAGGTGAAGATGAAGTTACTGAGGTAGCAGAAGTAGAGCAAGATTCTACAACAAATACTATAGATGAGTTAACAGGACAAATTGAAACTGACACAACAAACGTTGCTAATGTTAATCCATTAGGTATTCAAGCTCCAGGTGGTGGACCAATGATTGCTAGTTTCTTGGCTAAGGATAAAGAGAGAGTATTAGAAGCACTTAATGATCCTAAAAACAGAGCGCTTTTACCAACAGAAATGCGTTATGCAAAATTTGTTTGGGGAATTCAGGCTAAAGATTCTGAGTATTCTGAGCTTTATGCTATTAAGGGTAATAGAGATGGTGAGCCAGAATTGAGTGGTGCAGTTATTACAGATGCAAGACAAGATTTTGACGAGCTAAGTAGACCTGCTGTAAGTATGCAAATGAACCCTAAAGGTTCAAGAGAATGGCAAGAAATAACCAAAAAAGCCAACCAAGAAAATGGGTACATCGCAATAGTTTTAGATGATATTGTGTACTCAGCACCAAGTGTAAGAAATCAACCAGAAGGTATTGCTGGAGGAAGATCTCAAATTTCAGGTTCTTTTACACTTAACGAAGCTGTAGATTTAGCAAACGTATTAAGAGCAGGTAAATTACCAGCATCTGCTGAGATTATTCAGGCAGATGAAGTAGGACCTTCTTTAGGACAAGAAGCTATTGATAGCGGAATGATGTCTTTCTTAATTGCATTGGCATTTGTTGTACTATGGATGATTTTCTATTACGGAAAAGCAGGTGCTTTTGCTGATGTTGCATTGTTGTTGAACATCTTATTGATATTTGGAGTGTTAGCAAGTTTAGGTGCAGTATTAACTCTACCTGGTATTGCTGGTATTGTATTAACGATCGGTATTTCGGTTGATGCTAACGTACTTATCTTTGAGCGAATAAGGGAAGAATTAGAAAAAGGTAAATCGCAAAAAGAATCTATAAAAGATGGTTTTTCTAACGCTTTATCTTCAATTCTAGATGCTAACATCACTACAGGTTTAACTGCATTAATCTTGTTTGTATTTGGTACAGGGCCAATTAAAGGTTTTGCAACAACATTAATCATAGGTATTTTAACATCATTATTTACGGCGATTTTCATTACTCGTTTATTAATTGATTGGTGGGTTAATAGAGGTGGAACTTTAGATTTTTCTACGGCTATAACTAAAGGGTTGTTTAAAAATGTAAACATCGACTTCTTAAAGAAACGTAAGATTGCTTATGTTGTTTCTGGTGCGTTAATCCTTGCTAGTTTAGGATCATTATTTACAACAGGGTTAGACCAAGGTATTGATTTTGTTGGAGGTAGAACTTATCAGGTGCGTTTTGAGCAACCAGTAAGCACAGAAGAAATTACAAGTGTGCTTAACGATCCAAATGTGTTTAATAGTGCTGAAGTAAAGACCATAGGCTCTGCAAATGAGTTAAAAATTTCTACAAAGTATAGAGTAGACGACAATTCGGTAGAAGCAGATACAGAGATACAAACTAAATTGTTTGAAGCTTTAAAACCATATTTACCTTCTGGTATGACTTACGAAGAGTTTGATAATGGTTCTGATGAGGCAAAAATTGGTAAAATGCTTTCTAGTAAAGTAAGTCCTACGATTGCAGATGATATTAAAAAGTCATCATTCTGGGCAGTATTAGGATCTTTAGTAGTGGTATTCCTTTATATTCTATTTAGATTTAAGAGATGGCAGTTCTCTCTTGGTGCAGTTGCTGCAGTATTCCATGATGTTTTAATCGTATTGGGTATTTTCTCTTTAACATGGAAATTTATGCCATTTAGTATGGAAATAGACCAAGCATTTATTGCAGCTATCTTAACGGTTATTGGTTACTCGCTTAATGATACTGTGGTAGTATTTGATAGAATTAGAGAATACTTAAACGAGCATACGTCTTGGAAGTTAGATAAGACAATTAATGCTTCATTAAACAGTACATTAAGTAGAACATTAAATACTTCTGTTACAACTTTAGTAGTGTTATTAGCAATGTTCATCTTTGGAGCAGAATCGTTAAGAGGTTTATTGTTTGCATTAATAGTTGGTGTAGTAGTAGGTACATATTCTTCTATGTTTATCGCAACACCGTTAATGTACGATACAGCTAAAAAAGGTGATGCTGCTGAATCATTAAAGAAGAAAGTAAAAGAAGAAGACGAAGAATAA
- a CDS encoding PKD domain-containing protein, translating into MKKLLLIISISISTFCFGQDILMQNGSITTCSGTFYDSGGENSNYSGNEDYTLTICPEEVGQRIKLDFFDFQTQLNVDVMSIYDGESTEGLPFFGVHSGDVSPGTITATFDNPSGCITIEFVSDSTTNTAGWAASVSCTTPCQDITAVLDSVSPSANTEGVVEVCVGDSIQLNGSGVFGVDGTGASYTWDLGDGSTAIGQSVNVSYDEPGVYLVNLDIHDTNMDNYMDGCSNGNAINQVIRVSGAPDFTGTQADDNTLCFGDTTTIQGVADPLLLFYNCPPPESEVTFLPDGSGAAYSTCINVTCFDNEAVLTDVSQILDICMNIEHSYSGDLDIFIQSPNGQEVRLFDQAGGGTYFGGANDNETLDPGIGEDYCFSMNATTLLANAPTELNGNPPRESWVPGTYLPYESFDALLGSPLNGEWCIRIVDNLAIDNGYIFSWELNFDPSLELQDYEYTPQITSQSWDADSSITEINGNIITVAPGSEGEHCYTYRTVDEFGCEYTEEVCVTMTAEGQAPTTFYEDLDGDGYGDPNSTIEDCSDIPPLGYVVNGLDCDDANGEINPDSSDSEGNGVDENCDGVDGDLLSIDDFSLENIEILQNPFNESISLNLPEQLLGSKINIIIYDLNGRKVYNKTHECLQGGVKVEGLSNLLKAPYFMEVSNDAIGLKVIRKIVKN; encoded by the coding sequence ATGAAAAAATTACTACTCATAATTTCTATCTCCATATCAACTTTTTGTTTTGGGCAAGATATCTTAATGCAAAATGGTTCTATAACTACATGTTCAGGAACGTTTTATGATTCAGGAGGGGAAAATTCAAATTACTCGGGCAACGAGGATTACACTTTAACAATTTGTCCAGAGGAAGTTGGACAAAGAATCAAGTTAGATTTTTTTGATTTTCAAACCCAACTAAATGTTGATGTAATGAGTATTTATGATGGGGAAAGCACAGAGGGGTTGCCTTTTTTTGGTGTGCATTCTGGAGATGTTTCACCAGGAACTATAACAGCAACATTTGATAATCCAAGTGGATGTATAACAATAGAGTTTGTGTCCGATAGTACAACTAATACAGCAGGATGGGCAGCATCTGTATCTTGTACAACACCATGTCAAGATATTACTGCGGTTTTAGATTCTGTATCTCCATCAGCTAATACAGAGGGTGTTGTAGAGGTATGTGTTGGTGATAGTATTCAACTAAATGGGAGTGGTGTTTTTGGGGTTGATGGTACAGGAGCATCATACACTTGGGATTTAGGAGATGGATCAACTGCCATAGGTCAGAGTGTTAATGTTTCGTATGATGAGCCAGGTGTTTATCTGGTAAATTTGGATATTCATGATACTAATATGGATAATTATATGGATGGTTGCTCAAATGGTAATGCTATAAACCAAGTGATTAGAGTTTCAGGAGCTCCAGACTTTACAGGTACTCAAGCAGATGATAACACTTTGTGTTTTGGAGATACAACAACGATACAAGGAGTAGCAGACCCCTTATTGTTGTTTTATAATTGTCCTCCACCAGAAAGTGAAGTAACCTTTTTGCCAGATGGTAGTGGAGCTGCCTATAGTACATGTATCAACGTTACATGTTTTGATAATGAAGCTGTGCTAACAGATGTTTCTCAAATACTTGATATTTGTATGAATATAGAGCATTCATACTCTGGAGATTTGGATATTTTTATTCAAAGTCCAAACGGACAAGAAGTTCGGTTGTTCGATCAAGCAGGCGGTGGAACCTACTTTGGAGGAGCTAATGATAATGAAACTCTTGATCCTGGAATTGGTGAAGACTATTGTTTTTCTATGAATGCAACCACTTTACTCGCTAATGCGCCTACAGAGCTTAACGGAAATCCACCGCGTGAGTCATGGGTGCCTGGTACTTATTTGCCTTATGAAAGTTTTGATGCTTTACTAGGAAGTCCATTAAACGGAGAATGGTGTATCAGGATTGTAGATAACCTTGCCATAGATAATGGCTATATTTTTTCATGGGAGCTTAATTTTGACCCTAGTCTAGAGTTACAAGATTATGAGTATACTCCTCAAATTACTTCTCAGTCGTGGGACGCTGATTCTAGTATTACAGAAATAAATGGAAACATAATTACAGTTGCTCCTGGGTCTGAAGGCGAGCATTGTTATACTTATAGAACAGTAGATGAGTTTGGTTGCGAGTATACTGAGGAGGTATGTGTTACCATGACAGCTGAGGGGCAAGCTCCAACAACGTTTTATGAGGATTTAGATGGTGATGGCTACGGTGACCCTAATAGTACAATAGAAGACTGTTCCGATATACCACCTTTGGGTTATGTAGTAAATGGTTTAGATTGTGACGATGCCAATGGTGAAATAAACCCAGATTCATCAGATTCTGAAGGTAATGGTGTTGATGAAAATTGTGATGGAGTTGATGGTGATTTATTAAGTATTGATGATTTTAGTCTAGAAAACATAGAGATTTTACAAAACCCTTTTAATGAGAGTATATCTTTAAACCTGCCTGAACAATTATTAGGCTCTAAAATAAATATTATTATTTATGATTTAAATGGTCGTAAAGTATACAATAAAACTCATGAGTGTCTTCAGGGAGGTGTTAAAGTAGAAGGTTTAAGTAACCTGCTAAAAGCTCCGTATTTTATGGAAGTTTCTAATGATGCAATAGGTCTAAAAGTCATTAGAAAAATAGTGAAGAATTAA